The following coding sequences lie in one Takifugu rubripes chromosome 8, fTakRub1.2, whole genome shotgun sequence genomic window:
- the chd3 gene encoding chromodomain-helicase-DNA-binding protein 3 isoform X3, with protein MSSPLRSCEEDEGMVVNSEGGDFDEDDDDGDPDENASDINSPAAPRETATPAAPEARREISDRGVPGRKKGRPKKKKDGKNKEGKPVKTKKRKKIDSDVDRDSDRERERDYAENSDSLASDYGSGEKKKKKKHKERKEKKTKKKKKDDGDRDSSQEETTKQPIEQKSSAQLAKDWGLEDVDHTFTEEDYRELTNYKAFSQFMRPMIAKKNPKIPMSKMMTILGVKWREFSSNNPFKGNAAAVAAAAAAAAIAVAEQVSAATALPELPLQPPPIRKAKTKEGKGPGYKKRSKSPRVSDKKKAAAKIKKMAPIRIKLSPISAKRKKSCSSDDLDEDESEQEDSSVHSSSVRSDSSGRVKKNKRGRPAKKKKKSKVPGDEEGDGYETDHQDYCEVCQQGGEIILCDTCPRAYHLVCLEPELDKAPEGKWSCPHCEKEGIQWEAKDEEFEDFEEDSEDRVISEVSLGVPTGAEEEDDDHMEFCRVCKDGGELLCCDTCTSSYHIHCLNPPLPEIPNGEWLCPRCTCPPIKGRVQKILHWRWGDPPDPIPVPPAPDAPPDAPPPPPMKGRAEREFFVKLVAQSYWHCTWITELQLEIFHSVMYRNYQRKTDMDEPPSLDYGSGGEDENTLLKSEKRRAKDPQYAILEDKYYRYGIKPEWMMIHRIINHSVDKKGIYHYLVKWKDLTYDQCTWERDDMDIPDFAIYKKNYWRHRDAIMKEDPDKPKRMRNKGQEGEEESPASPVTDPTIKYEEQPDFVTATGGTLHMYQLEGLNWLRFSWAQGTDTILADEMGLGKTIQTIVFLYSLFKEGHTKGPFLVSAPLSTIINWEREFEMWAPDFYVVTYTGDKDSRAIIRENEFCFDDTAVKAGKKTFKLRREAPIKFHVLLTSYELVTIDQTALKSIEWACLVVDEAHRLKNNQSKFFRRLNDYKIDHKLLLTGTPLQNNLEELFHLLNFLTPNRFNNLEGFLEEFADISKEDQIKKLHDLLGPHMLRRLKADVFKNMPSKTELIVRVELSPMQKKYYKHILTKNFEALNSKGGGNQVSLLNIMMDLKKCCNHPYLFPAASMEAQKTPTGAYEGSALTKASGKLTLLQKMLRKLKEQGHRVLVFSQMTKMLDLLEDFLDHEGYKYERIDGGITGALRQEAIDRFNAPGACQFCFLLSTRAGGLGINLATADTVIIFDSDWNPHNDIQAFSRAHRIGQANKVMIYRFVTRASVEERITQVAKRKMMLTHLVVRPGLGSKAGSMSKQELDDILKFGTEELFKDEVEGMKNSSKDKVEDEGSVIHYDSTAIERLLDRSQDDTDDADVQNMNEYLSSFKVAQYMVREEDKTEEIEREIIKQEENVDPDYWEKLLRHHYEQQQEDLASKLGKGKRNRKPVNYNDAAQEDQEWHADISDNQSEYSVGSEEEDEDFDDRPEGRRQSRRQLRNDKDKPLPPLLARVGGNLEVLGFNTRQRKAFLNAVMRWGMPSQDTFASQWLVRDLRGKTEKEFKAYVSLFMRHLCEPVADGAETFADGVPREGLCRQPVLTRIGVMSLVKKKIQEFEHINGRWSLPELKPEAGVDKTSSRASSPAIKTSTPTPDASYNNTPCTSKPATPAPVEKFERNGKETEKEEEKEDGPAVSDKERGKEKERDEGREVENNRTVDSEDLSSSAKELSQNTPPAQKMEGREESDLKEEQEKKEMGPAEERKEEEEKDSEVMEEKSDREKVAEEKEKETPRAAETADAKAKPELLDLKKEDLKGEKDAGKEAKASKEETAKGNGKPPAERPRFMFNIADGGFTELHTLWQNEERAAISSGKMNEIWHRRHDFWLLAGIVIHGYARWQDIQNDPQFAIVNEPFKSQANKGNFLEMKNKFLARRFKLLEQALVIEEQLRRAAYLNMTQDPSHPAMALNARFAEVECLAESHQHLSKESLAGNKPANAVLHKVLNQLEELLSDMKADVTRLPATLSRVPPIAARLQMSERSILSRLASKGTETHTPPPIPPGPYATNQNYGAPFTPAPPSALHMGGANYSQMPPGSFISEAAAAAAGATGGVAWGAAGGSTAACQKTKEHDVVQRQRVVDLWKDGKSEGAIGQELRMPKSTVHSIIVKYRLSNTVENLPRNGRPKKP; from the exons ATGTcatctcctctccgctcctgcGAGGAAGACGAGGGCATGGTGGTTAATTCCGAGGGAGGAGATTTTGATGAAGACGACGACGACGGAGACCCAGACGAGAACGCAAGCGACATAAACTCGCCGGCGGCGCCTCGGGAAACTGCAACACCAGCCGCGCCAG AAGCGCGTCGGGAGATATCCGACAGGGGTGTCCCCGGCAGGAAGAAGGGTCGgcccaagaaaaagaaagacggGAAGAACAAAGAGGGAAAACCTGTCAAAACAAAAAAGCGCAAGAAGATC GACAGCGATGTCGATAGAGactcagacagagagagagaacgggaCTACGCGGAGAACTCGGACAGCCTAGCTAGCGACTATGGGTccggggagaagaagaaaaagaagaaacataaagaaaggaaggagaagaagaccaagaagaagaaaaaagacgaTGGGGACCGAGACAGCAGCCAAGAGGAAACAACAAAG CAACCAATAGAGCAAAAGAGTTCAGCCCAGCTGGCCAAGGATTGGGGTCTGGAGGATGTTGATCATACCTTTACAGAGGAGGACTACCGGGAACTCACCAACTACAAAGCCTTCAGCCAGTTCATGAG GCCCATGATTGCAAAGAAGAATCCCAAGATCCCCATGTCAAAGATGATGACCATCCTGGGGGTGAAGTGGAGAGAGTTCAGCTCCAACAACCCCTTCAAGGGCAACGCTGCAGCCGTCGCGGCGGCCGCTGCAGCTGCGGCGATCGCCGTCGCTGAGCAGGTCTCTGCAGCGACCGCGCTGCCCGAGCTCCCGTTGCAGCCGCCCCCTATCCGGAAAGCCAAGACAaaagagggcaaag GTCCCGGCTACAAGAAACGCAGTAAAAGCCCCCGAGTCTCGGACAAGAAGAAGGCTGCTGCAAAGATTAAAAAGATGGCGCCGATTCGGATAAAGCTGTCACCCATCAGTGctaagaggaaaaaaagctgcTCT AGTGATGATCTGGACGAGGATGAGTCCGAGCAGGAGGACTCCAGTGTCCATAGCTCCTCAGTTCGGTCGGACAGCTCTGGCCGTGTTAAGAAGAACAAGCGAGGTCGGCcggcaaagaaaaagaagaaaagtaaag TCCCGGGTGACGAGGAAGGCGATGGCTACGAGACGGATCATCAGGACTACTGCGAGGTGTGTCAGCAGGGGGGGGAAATCATCCTGTGCGACACCTGTCCTCGGGCGTACCACCTTGTCTGCCTGGAGCCAGAGCTGGATAAGGCCCCTGAGGGCAAGTGGAGCTGCCCGCACTGT GAAAAAGAGGGAATCCAGTGGGAAGCAAAGGATGAGGAATTTGAGGATTTtgaggaggacagcgaggatAGAGTGATATCTGAGGTCAGCCTTGGGGTTCCCACCGGtgcggaggaagaggacgatgaCCACATGGAGTTCTGCAGGGTGTGTAAAGATGGAGGCGAGCTCTTGTGCTGCGACACCTGCACTTCATCCTACCATATCCACTGTCTCAACCCGCCGCTGCCTGAGATTCCCAATGGGGAATGGCTGTGTCCCCGATGCACG TGCCCGCCGATCAAAGGACGTGTCCAAAAGATCCTCCACTGGCGATGGGGTGATCCTCCGGATCCCATCCCGGTTCCCCCTGCTCCCGATGCCCCGCCAgacgcccctcccccaccacccaTGAAGGGCAGGGCTGAGAGGGAATTCTTTGTAAAGCTGGTTGCGCAGTCCTACTGGCACTGTACCTGGATCACTGAGCTCCAG CTGGAGATTTTCCACTCGGTGATGTACAGAAACTACCAGAGGAAGACTGACATGGATGAGCCTCCCAGTCTGGATTATGGATCTGGCGGGGAGGACGAGAACACCCTGCTGAAGAGTGAGAAGAGACGGGCCAAGGACCCCCAGTAtgccatcctggaggacaaGTACTACAGATATGGAATCAAACCAGAGTGGATGATGATCCACCGTATCATCAACCACAG TGTGGATAAGAAGGGGATCTACCACTACCTGGTCAAATGGAAAGACTTGACATATGACCAGTGTACCTGGGAGAGAGACGACATGGATATCCCCGACTTTGCAATTTATAAGAAGAACTACTGGAGACACAG AGATGCAATCATGAAAGAGGACCCAGACAAACCGAAAAGGATGAGGAACAAGggccaggagggcgaggaggagTCTCCAGCATCACCTGTCACGGAT CCCACCATAAAGTACGAGGAACAGCCGGACTTTGTCACTGCGACAGGTGGGACGCTGCACATGTACCAGCTGGAGGGCCTGAACTGGCTTCGGTTTTCCTGGGCTCAGGGCACCGACACCATCCTGGCTGACGAAATGGGTCTGGGCAAAACCATCCAGACCATCGTCTTCCTCTACTCCCTATTTAAAGAG GGCCACACCAAGGGTCCGTTCTTGGTCAGTGCTCCTCTTTCCACAATCATCAACTGGGAGAGAGAGTTTGAGATGTGGGCGCCGGATTTTTACGTGGTCACGTACACGGGTGACAAGGACAGCCGGGCCATCATCAGAGAGAATGAGTTCTGCTTTGATGACACAGCTGTCAAAGCTGGAAAGAAGACTTTTAAACTGAGG AGAGAAGCTCCAATCAAATTCCACGTATTGCTGACCTCTTACGAGTTGGTGACCATCGACCAGACGGCACTCAAGTCCATAGAATGGGCATGTCTGGTGGTGGACGAGGCCCATCGACTAAAGAACAACCAGTCCAAG TTTTTCAGGCGCCTCAATGACTATAAGATCGACCACAAGTTATTGCTGACGGGGACGCCTTTACAGAAcaacctggaggagctgtttCACCTGCTCAACTTCCTCACACCCAACCGCTTCAA TAACCTGGAGGGCTTCCTGGAAGAGTTTGCTGACATATCCAAGGAGGACCAAATCAAGAAGCTTCACGACCTCCTGGGGCCTCACATGCTGCGGAGGCTGAAGGCCGACGTTTTCAAGAACATGCCCTCCAAGACCGAGCTGATTGTCAGGGTGGAGCTGAGCCCCATGCAGAA gaAATACTACAAGCACATTCTGACCAAGAACTTTGAGGCTCTGAATTCAAAGGGTGGAGGAAACCAGGTCTCCCTTCTCAACATCATGATGGACCTAAAGAAGTGCTGCAACCACCCTTATCTTTTCCCTGCTGCCTCCATG gaagCCCAGAAAACCCCCACAGGTGCTTATGAGGGGTCAGCGCTCACCAAGGCTTCTGGGAAACTGACGCTGTTGCAGAAGATGCTGAGGAAGCTGAAGGAGCAAGGCCACAGAGTGCTGGTGTTCTCACAG ATGACTAAaatgctggacctgctggaggattTCTTAGATCATGAGGGCTACAAGTATGAGAGAATCGATGGGGGCATCACAGGAGCGCTGAGGCAGGAGGCCATCGACCGTTTCAACG CTCCTGGTGCTTGTCAGTTCTGTTTCCTGCTTTCCACCAGAGCTGGCGGTTTGGGCATCAACTTGGCCACGGCAGACACCGTCATCATCTTCGACTCCGACTGGAACCCTCACAACGACATTCAG GCCTTCAGCCGAGCCCACCGGATCGGCCAGGCCAACAAGGTGATGATCTACCGCTTCGTGACGCGAGCCAGCGTAGAGGAACGCATCACCCAGGTGGCGAAGAGGAAGATGATGCTGACTCACCTGGTGGTGCGGCCGGGCCTGGGGTCCAAAGCTGGCTCCATGAGCAAGCAGGAGCTGGACGACATCCTGAAGTTCGGAACGGAGGAGCTCTTCAAGGATGAAGTAGAAG GTATGAAGAACAGCTCCAAGGACAAGGTGGAGGACGAGGGCAGCGTCATCCACTATGACAGCACCGCCATCGAGAGGCTGCTGGACCGGAGCCAAGACGACACGGACGATGCGGACGTCCAGAACATGAACGAATACCTCAGCTCCTTCAAAGTGGCCCAGTACATGGTCCGAGAGGAGGACAAG ACCGAGGAGATCGAGCGTGAGATCATCAAACAGGAGGAGAACGTGGATCCAGATTACTGGGAGAAGCTGCTGCGCCACCACTacgagcagcaacaggaagacCTGGCGAGCAAACTGGGCAAAGGAAAGAGGAACCGGAAACCAGTCAACTACAACGACGCTGCGCAGGAGGACCAAG AGTGGCATGCCGACATCTCGGATAACCAGTCGGAGTATTCGGTGGGctccgaggaggaggacgaggacttTGACGACCGGCCAGAAG GTCGAAGGCAGTCACGACGCCAGTTGAGGAATGATAAAGATAAACCGCTGCCTCCTCTTCTGGCCAGAGTCGGAGGCAACCTTGAG GTGCTGGGATTCAACACACGGCAGCGAAAGGCTTTCCTGAACGCCGTCATGAGGTGGGGGATGCCGTCTCAGGACACCTTTGCCTCTCAGTGGCTGGTCAGGGACCTCAGGGGCAAAACTGAGAAAGAATTCAA AGCCTACGTGTCTCTGTTCATGCGGCACTTGTGCGAGCCGGTGGCCGACGGAGCCGAGACCTTTGCCGACGGCGTTCCAAGGGAGGGCCTGTGTCGGCAGCCGGTCCTCACCCGAATCGGGGTCATGTCTCTCGTAAAGAAGAAG ATTCAAGAGTTTGAGCACATCAATGGGCGGTGGAGCCTCCCGGAGCTCAAACCTGAGGCCGGTGTCGACAAAACCTCCTCCAGGGCTTCGTCGCCTGCCATCAAGACCTCCACCCCCACTCCTGATGCTAGCTACAACAACACGCCTTGCACCTCCAAGCCAG CCACTCCTGCTCCTGTGGAAAAGTTCGAACGGAACGGAAAAGAGacggagaaggaggaggagaaggaggatggACCGGCAGTGTCCgacaaagaaagaggaaaggagaaagaaagggaTGAAGGAAGAGAGGTGGAAAACAACAGGACTGTGGATTCTGAGGAT CTTTCCTCTTCAGCCAAAGAGCTGTCACAAAATACACCTCCAGCTCAGAAAatggaaggaagggaggagagtgacctgaaggaggagcaggaaaagaaggaaatggGTCCAgctgaggagagaaaggaggaggaagagaaagactctgaggtcatggaggagaaGTCAG acagagaaaaggtggcagaggagaaggagaaggagacgcCCAGAGCGGCCGAGACGGCGGACGCCAAGGCCAAGCCGGAGCTGTTGGACCTGAAGAAAG AGGACCTAAAGGGAGAAAAGGATGCTGGGAAGGAGGCGAAGGCATCGAAGGAGGAGACAGCGAAGGGTAACGGGAAGCCTCCAGCCGAGAGGCCTCGCTTCATGTTCAACATCGCAGACGGTGGCTTCACCG AGCTGCACACGCTCTGGCAGAACGAGGAGCGGGCTGCCATCTCCTCGGGGAAGATGAACGAGATCTGGCATCGCCGACACGACTTCTGGCTGCTGGCGGGGATCGTGAT TCACGGCTATGCCCGCTGGCAGGACATCCAGAACGATCCCCAGTTTGCCATCGTCAATGAGCCTTTTAAGTCGCAGGCAAATAAAGGCAACTTTCTGGAGATGAAGAACAAGTTCCTGGCTCGGCGCTTCAAG ctgctggagcaggcgCTTGTGATCGAGGAGCAGCTGCGAAGGGCCGCTTACCTGAACATGACCCAGGACCCCAGCCACCCGGCCATGGCGCTCAATGCGCGCTTTGCGGAGGTGGAGTGCCTCGCAGAGTCGCACCAGCACCTCAGCAAGGAGTCGCTGGCAGGCAACAAGCCAGCCAATGCTGTGCTGCACAAAG TTTtgaaccagctggaggagctgctgagcgACATGAAGGCCGATGTGACGCGGCTACCGGCCACGCTATCCAGAGTCCCGCCCATTGCCGCCCGCCTGCAAATGTCGGAGAGGAGCATCCTCAGCCGACTGGCCAGCAAGGGCACCGAGACGCACACGCCCCCG CCCATACCTCCAGGACCTTACGCAACCAATCAGAACTACGGTGCCCCCTTCACCCCTGCCCCACCCAGTGCCCTCCACATGGGAGGGGCCAACTACAGCCAGATGCCTCCTGGATCCTTCATATCAG aagccgctgccgctgctgctggggccACCGGGGGAGTCGCTTGGGGTGCTGCTGGAGGGTCAACCGCTGCCTGCCAGAAGACCAAAGAGCACGATGTGGTGCAGCGGCAGCGAGTGGTGGACCTCTGGAAGGATGGCAAGTCAGAGGGGGCCATTGGGCAGGAACTGAGGATGCCCAAGTCCACAGTGCACAGCATCATCGTGAAGTACCGCCTCAGCAATACGGTGGAGAACCTGCCCCGCAATGGCCGACCAAAGAAAccctga